One part of the Aptenodytes patagonicus unplaced genomic scaffold, bAptPat1.pri.cur scaffold_90, whole genome shotgun sequence genome encodes these proteins:
- the LOC143173502 gene encoding SUN domain-containing protein 3-like, translating to MPARLGRSSQAWLEQKMWELKETVAQVSAASATILQAVREVLGGHGVQEEKREEILQLTQAAIKKVLEGYVRMPDWALEAIGATIDAERTSKSYGGQGKKSWWLSPFSFSSANPPETILQPRIAPGSCWAFQGSRGHVVVRLPEQIWPTAFTIWHISEAVSPSGEVSSAPKEFAVSGVDEAAAETLLGTFTYNVHKEIAQTFHVQKELPRTFRYIKFQVQSNWGNPEYTCVYRVQVHGKTASHNDHPQAQELL from the exons ATGCCGGCCAGGTTGGGCAG GAGTTCACAGGCTTGGCTGGAGCAGAAGATGTGGGAGCTCAAGGAGACGGTGGCTCAGGTGTCTGCTGCGAGTGCGACCATTCTTCAGGCAGTGAGAGAGGTCCTCGGAGGCCATGGTGtccaagaggagaagagagag gaaatTCTGCAGCTGACCCAGGCGGCAATTAAGAAGGTGCTTGAAGGCTATGTCCGGATGCCGGACTGGGCTCTGGAAGCCATAG GTGCCACCATTGATGCAGAGAGGACATCCAAGAGTTATGGTGGGCAAGGCAAGAAGAGCTGGTGGCTTTCTCCGTTcagcttctcttctgcaaacCCTCCAGAGACAATCTTGCAG CCCCGTATtgcccctggcagctgctgggctttCCAAGGATCTCGGGGCCACGTGGTCGTCCGGCTGCCTGAGCAAATCTGGCCAACGGCTTTCACCATCTGGCATATCTCGGAGGCAGTCTCTCCTTCCGGGGAAGTCAGCAGTGCCCCCAAAGAGTTTGCTGTCTCT GGAGTGGATGAGGCAGCGGCAGAAACTCTCCTGGGAACATTCACCTACAACGTGCACAAGGAGATCGCTCAGACATTCCATGTGCAG AAGGAGCTTCCCAGGACCTTTCGCTACATCAAATTCCAGGTgcagagcaactggggaaaccCAGAGTACACCTGTGTGTACCGAGTACAGGTTCACGGGAAGACGGCGAGCCACAACGACCACCCGCAGGCCCAAGAGCTCCTTTAG